The following proteins are encoded in a genomic region of Corynebacterium atypicum:
- the wag31 gene encoding DivIVA-like cell division protein Wag31 has protein sequence MPLTPADVHNVAFSKPPIGKRGYNEDEVDQFLDLVEDTLAQLTEEKEDLLQRVSELQSGTPGATDDTTVRKELEAKIRQEYEAKLHDAQQRAAKAEQAAAEAGRAENQPEIATADTHMQAAKVLGLAQEMADRLTSEAQAESTSMLDEARASAEKQITDADNRAKSLVAEAEKKAAQTTSEANSRAQAQIRQAEEKAANLQREAERKHTEIMTTVKQQQTALETRIAELRTFEREYRTRLKTMLESQLEELESRGSHAPNPAEGNQG, from the coding sequence ATGCCGCTGACACCAGCTGATGTGCACAACGTCGCTTTTAGTAAGCCGCCAATCGGCAAGCGGGGCTACAACGAGGACGAGGTAGACCAGTTCCTCGACCTCGTCGAGGACACCCTCGCCCAGCTGACTGAAGAAAAGGAAGACCTCCTCCAGCGCGTTAGCGAGCTGCAAAGCGGCACTCCCGGCGCCACCGACGACACCACAGTTCGCAAAGAACTCGAGGCCAAAATCCGCCAAGAGTACGAGGCGAAACTACACGACGCCCAGCAGCGTGCCGCGAAAGCCGAGCAGGCCGCAGCCGAAGCCGGGCGCGCAGAAAACCAGCCCGAGATCGCCACAGCCGACACCCACATGCAGGCGGCCAAGGTCCTCGGGCTGGCGCAGGAAATGGCCGACCGCCTCACCTCCGAGGCCCAGGCCGAATCCACCTCCATGCTCGACGAGGCCCGGGCATCCGCAGAAAAGCAGATCACCGACGCCGACAACCGAGCCAAATCGCTCGTCGCAGAGGCCGAAAAGAAAGCCGCGCAAACCACCTCCGAAGCCAACTCACGCGCACAGGCGCAGATACGCCAGGCAGAAGAAAAAGCCGCCAACCTGCAGCGCGAGGCAGAGCGCAAGCACACCGAGATCATGACCACCGTCAAGCAGCAGCAAACCGCCCTCGAGACGCGCATCGCAGAACTGCGTACCTTCGAGCGCGAATACCGCACCAGGCTGAAGACGATGCTCGAATCCCAGCTTGAAGAGCTCGAAAGCCGCGGATCCCACGCCCCCAATCCTGCCGAGGGCAACCAAGGGTAA
- a CDS encoding YggT family protein yields the protein MNQVGILLLVLIQLFQLILVARIVIEVIRSFSRSFRPPSWFYVVAEPLFMITDPPVKALRKLIPPLRMGGVALDVSVIVLFVILALLSQLIRLALL from the coding sequence GTGAACCAAGTCGGAATTCTGCTGCTCGTTCTCATCCAGCTCTTCCAGCTGATCCTGGTGGCCCGCATCGTCATTGAGGTCATCCGATCCTTCTCGCGCTCGTTTCGGCCGCCGAGCTGGTTTTACGTGGTTGCCGAACCGCTATTTATGATCACCGATCCGCCAGTCAAAGCGCTGCGCAAACTCATCCCGCCGCTGCGCATGGGCGGAGTGGCGCTCGACGTCTCCGTCATCGTGCTGTTCGTCATCCTCGCACTGCTCAGTCAGCTTATTCGGCTGGCGCTCCTCTAA
- a CDS encoding cell division protein SepF encodes MSIIRNAKEFFGLGPIDDVAADEYYADEPRSYADERSFTPERHYDYAPPRREPHIVPVVLTSYTQAARVGEPFREGDAVVFDITNMDRKEATRIVDFAAGICFALEGEMLKVAPRVFAVVPKGGRFGRAELERAARVR; translated from the coding sequence ATGTCGATCATCAGAAACGCAAAAGAGTTCTTTGGGCTTGGCCCCATCGACGACGTAGCAGCAGACGAATACTACGCCGATGAGCCACGCAGCTACGCCGACGAACGCAGCTTTACGCCCGAAAGGCACTACGACTACGCCCCGCCGCGCCGCGAACCGCACATCGTGCCCGTCGTGCTGACCTCCTACACCCAGGCTGCGCGCGTCGGAGAACCCTTCCGCGAAGGCGACGCCGTGGTCTTCGACATCACCAACATGGACCGCAAGGAGGCGACCCGGATCGTCGACTTCGCCGCCGGGATCTGCTTCGCACTCGAAGGGGAAATGCTCAAAGTCGCGCCCCGAGTGTTTGCCGTCGTCCCGAAGGGTGGGCGCTTCGGTCGCGCGGAGCTCGAACGAGCAGCTCGAGTGCGCTGA
- a CDS encoding YggS family pyridoxal phosphate-dependent enzyme translates to MTRKDELHRALDSVRRRIAAAEKAAGRPAASVRLLPVSKFHPVEDIALLAELGVDAVGENREQEARAKAEALPQVNFHMIGQIQAKKTNSIARWAAAVHSVDSVRIAEHLDHGVARAIERGERAPGTLDCFVQWSADGDTARGGVDASGLDDVYAAIEKAEHLNLRGLMCVPPLGADAEETYRTARRLAGDLELSAGMSADLEAAIAAGSDIVRVGTQIFGPRPVA, encoded by the coding sequence ATGACGAGGAAAGACGAACTCCACCGGGCGCTCGACTCCGTGCGTCGCCGCATCGCCGCAGCAGAAAAAGCCGCCGGCAGACCCGCCGCAAGCGTCCGCCTGCTCCCGGTATCCAAGTTTCACCCGGTCGAAGACATCGCATTGCTAGCGGAGCTGGGAGTGGATGCCGTCGGCGAGAACCGAGAACAAGAAGCACGCGCTAAAGCCGAGGCCCTGCCCCAAGTCAACTTCCACATGATCGGCCAAATCCAGGCGAAAAAGACAAACTCGATCGCCCGCTGGGCGGCGGCCGTGCACTCCGTCGACAGCGTGCGCATCGCAGAACACCTCGACCACGGGGTGGCCCGGGCCATCGAACGCGGAGAGCGGGCGCCCGGCACGCTCGACTGCTTTGTGCAGTGGTCGGCCGACGGCGACACCGCGCGCGGCGGGGTTGACGCTTCCGGCCTCGACGACGTGTACGCCGCAATCGAAAAGGCGGAGCACCTCAACCTGCGGGGGCTGATGTGCGTTCCGCCGCTGGGCGCCGATGCGGAAGAAACCTACCGCACAGCGCGTCGGCTCGCCGGTGACCTCGAACTATCCGCCGGAATGTCGGCGGACCTCGAAGCCGCGATCGCCGCCGGGAGCGACATCGTGCGTGTCGGAACCCAGATCTTCGGCCCCCGGCCGGTAGCGTAA
- the pgeF gene encoding peptidoglycan editing factor PgeF, with amino-acid sequence MIRHAFTCRLGGNLADYVGDDPEAVARNRARLGVDPYRIAWMRQTHSTDIGRVDAPGPQVLDADGLVTAVPGQVLAVLVADCVPVLLADAASGVIAAVHAGRRGAQRGIVCNAVETMLELGAQAQTMRAWLGPAAGGASYQVSEQLAAEVDATLPGARIGERNLDLRAGIARQLHTLGVSDVDVDKHDTITSERYFSYRRSHTTGRQAGLIWIEEQP; translated from the coding sequence ATGATCCGGCACGCCTTCACCTGCCGCCTCGGCGGCAACCTCGCGGACTACGTCGGCGACGACCCGGAGGCTGTCGCCAGAAACCGCGCCCGGCTCGGCGTCGACCCCTACCGGATTGCGTGGATGCGCCAGACGCATTCCACCGACATCGGCCGGGTCGACGCGCCAGGGCCCCAGGTTCTGGACGCTGACGGTCTGGTCACCGCCGTGCCCGGCCAGGTGCTCGCCGTCCTCGTGGCCGACTGCGTGCCCGTGCTGCTTGCCGACGCCGCGTCTGGGGTCATCGCGGCGGTGCACGCGGGACGCCGTGGCGCGCAGAGGGGCATCGTTTGCAACGCCGTTGAAACCATGCTGGAACTTGGCGCCCAGGCGCAAACCATGCGCGCCTGGCTAGGCCCTGCCGCCGGCGGGGCCAGCTACCAGGTTTCTGAGCAGCTGGCCGCCGAAGTCGACGCCACTCTCCCCGGCGCCCGGATAGGCGAGCGCAACCTCGACCTGCGGGCCGGGATCGCGCGTCAACTGCATACGCTCGGGGTGAGCGACGTGGACGTCGATAAGCACGACACAATCACCTCCGAGCGCTACTTTTCTTACCGGCGCTCCCACACCACGGGGCGGCAAGCCGGACTGATTTGGATCGAAGAACAACCATGA
- the ftsZ gene encoding cell division protein FtsZ, whose translation MTSPNNYLAVIKVVGVGGGGVNAVNRMIEEGLKGVEFIAVNTDSQALMFSDADVKLDIGREATRGLGAGANPEVGRASAEDHKSEIEESLKGADMVFVTAGEGGGTGTGAAPVVAGIAKKMGALTIGVVTRPFKFEGKRRTRQAYDGIEALREVCDTVIVIPNDRLLQLGDASLSMMEAFRAADEVLHNGVQGITNLITTPGVINVDFADVRSVMANAGSALMGVGSSRGDNRVMAAAEQAINSPLLESTMDGATGVLLSVAGGSDLGMLEVSEAADMVQEQADEDVNLIFGTIIDDNLGDEVRVTIVATGFDAANNAVAQPQKADLGDAASGEQQEAEADPTPAPTVTRGSLFEERGRHHRAPDHGMFTSSATDSDDDLDIPDFMR comes from the coding sequence ATGACCTCACCGAACAACTACCTCGCCGTGATCAAAGTCGTCGGCGTGGGCGGCGGCGGCGTTAACGCCGTCAACCGCATGATCGAAGAGGGCCTCAAGGGCGTCGAGTTTATCGCGGTCAACACAGACTCCCAGGCCCTCATGTTCTCCGACGCCGACGTCAAGCTGGACATCGGCAGGGAGGCGACGCGGGGTCTCGGTGCAGGCGCGAACCCCGAGGTCGGACGCGCTTCCGCAGAGGACCACAAGAGCGAGATTGAGGAGTCCCTCAAGGGCGCCGACATGGTCTTTGTCACCGCGGGAGAAGGCGGCGGCACCGGCACGGGCGCAGCTCCGGTGGTCGCGGGGATCGCCAAGAAGATGGGCGCCTTGACCATTGGTGTGGTCACCCGGCCGTTTAAGTTCGAGGGCAAACGCCGCACGCGGCAGGCTTACGATGGCATCGAGGCCCTCCGCGAGGTCTGCGACACCGTGATCGTTATCCCCAACGACCGGCTGCTCCAGCTCGGCGACGCCTCGCTCTCGATGATGGAGGCGTTCCGCGCCGCCGACGAGGTCCTCCACAACGGCGTCCAAGGCATTACTAATCTGATCACCACTCCCGGCGTGATCAACGTCGACTTCGCCGACGTGCGCTCCGTCATGGCCAACGCCGGGTCCGCGCTGATGGGCGTCGGCTCCTCTCGGGGGGATAACCGGGTCATGGCCGCCGCCGAGCAAGCGATCAACTCCCCGCTTCTAGAGTCCACGATGGACGGGGCCACCGGAGTGCTGCTCTCGGTCGCCGGCGGGTCCGACCTCGGCATGCTTGAGGTGAGCGAGGCCGCCGACATGGTGCAGGAGCAGGCAGACGAAGACGTCAACCTCATCTTCGGCACGATCATCGACGACAACCTCGGCGACGAGGTCCGCGTGACCATCGTGGCCACGGGCTTCGACGCCGCGAACAACGCCGTCGCGCAACCGCAGAAGGCGGACCTAGGCGACGCCGCCTCGGGAGAGCAACAGGAAGCCGAGGCGGATCCGACGCCGGCACCGACAGTGACGCGAGGCTCGCTATTTGAAGAACGCGGGCGCCACCACCGGGCTCCCGACCACGGGATGTTCACTTCGTCAGCCACCGACAGCGACGACGACCTCGATATTCCGGACTTCATGCGCTAA
- a CDS encoding cell division protein FtsQ/DivIB has translation MKRCGIIAGVSAAVIAAIVWFFPVLTVGEIEVEGNEHQNTSEIIAQSAVEPGQNMLRVDNSDVAQRVAGLNWIKQVTVQKKWPRTIHIEVTERVAVMHAGGDLIDSEGKRFHSDEVPDTALEAAGRGIEDTEVAKAVGQLEPDILRQLDRVEAPTPQEMTFYTDDGREIYWGSPELAHDKARATRVVLQREGRHWNVSNPQLVTVR, from the coding sequence ATGAAGCGCTGCGGGATCATCGCAGGGGTTTCGGCCGCGGTGATCGCGGCGATCGTGTGGTTTTTCCCGGTGCTCACGGTAGGAGAGATCGAGGTCGAGGGAAACGAGCACCAAAACACCTCAGAGATCATCGCCCAATCTGCCGTGGAGCCGGGCCAAAACATGCTGCGGGTCGATAACTCCGACGTAGCGCAGCGAGTGGCGGGTCTGAACTGGATTAAGCAGGTCACGGTGCAGAAGAAGTGGCCGCGCACCATCCACATCGAGGTGACCGAGCGGGTCGCCGTCATGCACGCCGGCGGGGACCTCATTGATAGCGAGGGCAAGCGGTTCCACTCGGACGAGGTGCCGGACACCGCGCTCGAGGCGGCGGGCCGCGGCATCGAGGACACGGAGGTGGCTAAGGCGGTAGGGCAGCTGGAGCCGGACATCCTGCGCCAGCTCGATCGCGTCGAGGCGCCGACACCGCAGGAAATGACGTTCTACACTGACGACGGCCGCGAAATCTACTGGGGGTCGCCGGAGCTTGCGCACGATAAGGCGCGGGCGACGCGGGTCGTGCTGCAGCGGGAGGGCCGGCACTGGAACGTCTCCAACCCGCAGCTGGTCACGGTGCGCTAA
- the murC gene encoding UDP-N-acetylmuramate--L-alanine ligase: MSDHASHDISRVHFVGIGGAGMSGLARILLDRGKVVTGSDRVDSETVAWLRAGGARVAVGHRADNLRLGGSLPTVVVTSFAAIPQDNPELVAASEHGIAVIRRSDLLAELMVGRKQALIAGTHGKTSTTSFAVGAFTAAGLDPSFAVGGVLASTGTNSHEGEGEWFIAEADESDASLLRYRPDIAVVTNIEPDHLDYFGTPARYFEVFEKFCAKIAPDGYLVACLDDPHAAGLAARWHRLGGKVAGYGTTRAGAEHPHVPRLARLISTTDTPAGTVARVALDDHEVELTARTPGLHMALNATAALVAGYLAGGEPGALARGISSAAGVGRRFESHGVVTSGRCYGAEVIDDYAHHPTEVAAVLRAARSKVEAAGSGNVVVVFQPHLYSRTQKFAAQFAAALSAADQVVVLDVYPAREEPIEGVNGKLIADAIDGAHFAPETAEVPELVASLAGPGDVVLTMGAGSVTSLADPIFAALGEAR; this comes from the coding sequence ATGTCAGATCATGCTAGCCACGATATTTCGCGCGTGCACTTCGTCGGGATCGGCGGCGCCGGCATGTCCGGGCTAGCCCGCATCCTGCTCGATCGCGGGAAGGTGGTCACTGGGTCGGATCGCGTCGACTCCGAGACGGTTGCGTGGCTGCGTGCCGGCGGCGCCCGGGTGGCGGTGGGCCACAGGGCGGACAATCTCCGGCTCGGCGGGAGCTTGCCCACCGTGGTGGTGACCTCGTTTGCCGCGATCCCGCAGGACAACCCGGAGCTGGTCGCCGCTTCGGAGCACGGGATCGCGGTCATCCGGCGCTCCGATCTCCTGGCGGAGTTGATGGTAGGCCGAAAGCAGGCGCTGATCGCAGGCACCCATGGCAAGACCTCGACCACCTCATTCGCGGTGGGGGCCTTCACCGCCGCCGGGCTCGACCCGAGCTTTGCTGTGGGCGGAGTGCTGGCCTCGACGGGTACCAACTCGCACGAGGGCGAGGGCGAGTGGTTCATCGCCGAGGCCGACGAATCCGACGCCTCGCTGCTGCGCTACCGTCCCGACATCGCAGTGGTGACCAACATTGAGCCGGATCATCTCGACTACTTTGGGACGCCGGCGCGCTATTTCGAGGTCTTTGAGAAGTTCTGCGCCAAGATCGCTCCAGACGGCTACCTCGTGGCCTGCCTCGATGATCCGCACGCGGCCGGCTTGGCCGCTCGGTGGCACCGACTCGGCGGCAAGGTAGCCGGTTACGGCACGACGCGCGCGGGCGCCGAACACCCGCACGTGCCGCGGCTGGCCCGCCTGATCTCGACGACGGACACCCCGGCCGGGACGGTCGCACGCGTGGCCCTGGACGACCACGAGGTCGAGCTGACCGCGCGGACTCCTGGGCTGCACATGGCGTTGAACGCTACGGCCGCTCTGGTCGCCGGATACCTCGCCGGTGGGGAACCGGGAGCGCTAGCCCGGGGGATCAGCTCCGCGGCGGGGGTGGGGCGCAGGTTCGAGTCCCACGGCGTCGTCACGTCCGGTAGGTGCTACGGCGCCGAGGTGATAGATGACTACGCCCACCATCCCACCGAGGTCGCGGCGGTGCTGCGCGCGGCGCGGTCGAAGGTCGAGGCTGCCGGGAGCGGTAACGTTGTGGTCGTCTTCCAGCCGCACCTCTACTCACGCACCCAAAAGTTCGCAGCCCAGTTCGCCGCCGCCCTCAGCGCCGCCGACCAGGTCGTCGTTCTTGACGTCTACCCGGCGCGCGAAGAACCGATCGAGGGGGTAAACGGCAAGCTGATCGCCGATGCCATCGACGGTGCCCACTTCGCCCCCGAGACCGCCGAGGTCCCCGAGCTCGTCGCGTCGCTGGCGGGGCCCGGCGACGTCGTGCTGACGATGGGGGCCGGCTCTGTGACGTCGCTCGCCGACCCGATCTTCGCCGCCCTGGGCGAGGCACGATGA
- the murG gene encoding undecaprenyldiphospho-muramoylpentapeptide beta-N-acetylglucosaminyltransferase — protein sequence MDNVLVAGGGTAGHIEPALAVADALAKRGAHVEALGTVKGLETDLVPARGYRLRLIDPVPVPRKKPLKLLGLPHRVAKAVGQARKVLQEGAFDAVVGFGGYVSAPAYLAAWSLKLPFYVHEANARAGMANKLGVRLGGVGFNAVDNSGMPGEVVGIPVREGLAHSRDGETAARGRAAWNLSEDRSTLLVTGGSQGSVRINAALADAVNRLLDAGFQVLHAYGKKNRLPAVAGEDHYAAVPYITDMAAAYAVADLVVCRSGAMTVAEVTAAGLPALYVPLPHGNGEQGLNAAGVVAAGAARLIADDELDGDRLFAEVSRIFDEPGAYEEMRKAAQVSGTGGAADRIAERVLGDLRRG from the coding sequence ATGGACAACGTGCTCGTCGCCGGCGGTGGTACCGCCGGGCACATCGAGCCTGCGCTCGCGGTAGCCGACGCCCTGGCGAAGCGGGGAGCGCACGTGGAGGCCCTGGGAACGGTCAAAGGGCTCGAGACGGACCTGGTTCCCGCGCGCGGTTACCGGCTGCGGCTCATCGACCCGGTGCCCGTGCCACGCAAGAAACCGCTGAAGCTGCTAGGCCTGCCGCACCGGGTGGCCAAAGCGGTGGGGCAGGCGCGAAAGGTCCTGCAAGAGGGCGCCTTCGACGCCGTCGTGGGATTCGGCGGCTACGTGTCCGCCCCGGCTTACCTTGCCGCGTGGTCGCTTAAACTGCCGTTTTATGTGCACGAAGCGAACGCGCGCGCCGGGATGGCGAACAAGCTGGGCGTCCGGCTCGGCGGAGTGGGATTCAACGCCGTCGACAATTCCGGGATGCCCGGAGAAGTAGTGGGAATCCCTGTGCGGGAGGGGCTCGCGCATAGCCGTGACGGGGAGACCGCCGCCCGCGGCAGAGCTGCCTGGAACCTCAGCGAGGACCGCTCGACGCTTCTGGTGACTGGGGGCTCGCAGGGCTCGGTGCGCATCAACGCTGCGCTTGCGGACGCTGTGAACAGGCTTCTCGACGCCGGCTTCCAGGTGTTGCACGCTTACGGGAAGAAAAACAGGCTGCCTGCCGTCGCGGGCGAGGACCACTACGCGGCTGTGCCGTACATCACTGATATGGCCGCTGCCTACGCCGTCGCGGACCTGGTGGTGTGCCGTTCGGGTGCGATGACCGTGGCCGAGGTGACTGCGGCGGGGCTTCCTGCCCTCTATGTGCCGCTGCCGCACGGCAACGGTGAGCAGGGTCTCAATGCCGCCGGCGTCGTTGCCGCCGGGGCGGCACGGCTGATCGCGGATGACGAGCTCGACGGCGACCGCCTCTTCGCCGAGGTCTCGCGCATTTTCGATGAACCCGGAGCGTACGAGGAGATGCGCAAGGCAGCGCAGGTCTCGGGGACAGGTGGGGCCGCAGACCGGATCGCCGAGCGCGTCCTGGGCGACTTGCGCCGGGGCTAA
- a CDS encoding FtsW/RodA/SpoVE family cell cycle protein, protein MKDFLEALDQQPGLDYLMIRLTVFILTGIGIVMVMSSSMTWSVIEGSSVWGGATRQAVMVAAGLVIFWAMLKIPPVRLAKVALPVFGVAVLLLIAVLIPGVGTGRDEVGSQSWIVLGPLRLQPSEAAKIAVAIFGAWLLAGRSTKGRGLRDPFVVFTGVGLALTVLIIAEGDLGMAVAFALVVGFVLLFSGVGKRWLLSLIGVGAVGMAWVFISGGFRSERFHVYFDALVGNFTDTGDKAYQSYQGFLSLADGSLMGVGLGQSRAKWFYLPEAGNDFIFAIIGEELGLWGGVLVIVLFGVLGFFGLRTSLRAADRFQAILAATLTASVVCQAFINIGYVIGILPVTGIQLPLISAGGTSAITTLAAMGILANIARHEPANVSAVQSYGRPVFDRILLIGEPKGAPVEAQRSRKPASQRPRPLTASVRTGRYQSAPREEHRPGYGRRESTWASGPSARTHSTRRRSK, encoded by the coding sequence ATGAAAGACTTTCTTGAGGCCCTAGACCAGCAACCCGGCCTGGACTACCTCATGATTCGGCTCACCGTCTTCATTTTGACGGGAATCGGGATTGTGATGGTGATGTCAAGCTCGATGACGTGGTCAGTGATCGAGGGCTCCTCGGTGTGGGGCGGGGCGACCCGGCAGGCCGTCATGGTGGCCGCTGGGCTCGTCATTTTCTGGGCGATGCTGAAAATTCCGCCGGTGAGATTAGCCAAGGTGGCGCTGCCGGTGTTCGGCGTCGCGGTGCTGCTGTTGATCGCCGTGCTGATCCCCGGAGTGGGAACGGGGCGAGACGAAGTGGGCTCCCAGTCCTGGATCGTATTAGGTCCACTGCGGCTGCAGCCCTCCGAAGCGGCGAAAATCGCGGTTGCCATATTTGGAGCCTGGCTACTTGCGGGCCGCAGCACTAAGGGCAGGGGGCTGCGCGACCCCTTTGTCGTCTTCACCGGGGTGGGCCTGGCGCTGACGGTGCTCATCATTGCCGAGGGCGACCTCGGCATGGCGGTCGCGTTTGCCCTGGTCGTCGGTTTCGTGCTGCTATTTTCGGGGGTGGGCAAAAGGTGGCTGCTCAGCCTCATCGGTGTGGGCGCTGTCGGCATGGCGTGGGTCTTTATTTCCGGAGGGTTCCGCTCGGAGCGCTTTCACGTCTATTTTGACGCCCTCGTTGGCAATTTCACCGACACCGGTGATAAGGCCTACCAGTCCTATCAGGGCTTCCTCTCGCTTGCTGATGGCTCGCTCATGGGCGTTGGGCTCGGGCAATCTCGGGCGAAGTGGTTCTACCTGCCCGAGGCGGGTAACGACTTCATCTTCGCGATCATCGGCGAGGAGTTGGGGCTCTGGGGCGGAGTGCTCGTCATCGTCTTGTTCGGGGTGCTCGGGTTTTTCGGGTTGCGCACGAGCCTGCGGGCGGCCGACCGATTCCAGGCGATCCTGGCGGCGACGCTGACGGCCTCGGTGGTCTGCCAGGCGTTCATCAATATCGGATACGTCATCGGTATCTTGCCAGTGACGGGCATTCAGCTGCCGCTCATTTCGGCCGGTGGTACCTCGGCGATTACCACCCTGGCGGCGATGGGCATCCTGGCCAACATCGCCCGCCACGAGCCGGCGAACGTGTCCGCGGTGCAAAGCTACGGCAGGCCAGTCTTTGACCGGATCCTCTTGATCGGCGAGCCCAAGGGCGCTCCGGTGGAGGCGCAGCGCAGCCGGAAGCCGGCTAGCCAGCGCCCCCGGCCGCTGACGGCGAGCGTGCGAACCGGCCGGTACCAGTCCGCGCCGCGCGAAGAGCACCGGCCGGGCTACGGTAGACGCGAAAGCACTTGGGCCTCGGGCCCGTCCGCCCGGACTCATTCCACGCGAAGGAGAAGCAAATAA
- the murD gene encoding UDP-N-acetylmuramoyl-L-alanine--D-glutamate ligase, with protein MSARKVLVAGAGVSGRGVVALLDGLGWQISVADRDVDAAAEVAALPGATVLSLGEAEERVSGFDLVVTSPGWRPNSPLLVAASRCGVEVIGDVELAYRLDQQGVFGAARTWLAVTGTNGKTTTTGMLASIMQASGAAAQPVGNIGVAVTDALRNQPRIDVLVAELSSFQLHWAPTFRPDAGVLLNLADDHLDWHGGFDDYAASKYRVLRGPVAIVGADDARVKALVADRDDVIGFTLGEPGPGQVGVIGDRIVSRVGNNSVELAGIEGIEPAGPVGVLDALAAAAMAHSQNVRPADIEAGLQSFRVQGHRGQMVAHTKRLRWIDNSKATNPHAAATALAGIDRAVWIAGGQLKGATVDDLIHEVAPRLAGAVLLGVDRQEIADAFRRQAPDVPVRVIDSQDPWDAMEQACRAAAELAPDGATVALAPAAASLDMYRGMAHRGEIFSQCARKLSEGSEGEA; from the coding sequence ATGTCCGCCCGAAAGGTTTTGGTCGCTGGCGCTGGTGTCTCGGGCAGAGGCGTAGTGGCGCTTCTCGATGGCCTCGGCTGGCAGATCAGCGTTGCTGACCGCGACGTCGACGCCGCCGCGGAGGTGGCTGCTCTGCCCGGTGCCACAGTCCTGAGCCTCGGCGAGGCGGAGGAGCGTGTGTCCGGCTTCGACCTGGTTGTCACCTCCCCGGGGTGGCGGCCGAACTCGCCGCTTTTGGTGGCGGCCAGCCGCTGCGGCGTCGAGGTGATCGGCGATGTGGAGCTGGCCTACCGGCTCGACCAGCAGGGGGTGTTCGGGGCTGCCCGGACCTGGTTGGCCGTGACCGGAACGAACGGGAAAACGACGACGACGGGCATGCTGGCGAGCATCATGCAGGCCTCCGGGGCCGCCGCGCAGCCGGTGGGAAACATCGGGGTCGCCGTCACCGACGCGCTGCGTAACCAGCCTCGGATCGACGTGTTGGTCGCAGAGTTGTCGAGCTTCCAGCTGCACTGGGCGCCGACGTTTCGCCCGGACGCCGGGGTCCTGCTCAACCTCGCCGACGATCACCTCGATTGGCACGGCGGCTTCGATGATTACGCGGCAAGCAAGTACCGGGTGTTGCGTGGACCAGTGGCGATCGTCGGGGCGGACGACGCCCGGGTGAAGGCACTCGTGGCCGACCGCGACGACGTCATTGGGTTCACCCTCGGCGAGCCGGGCCCGGGCCAAGTGGGCGTGATCGGCGACCGCATCGTTAGTCGCGTGGGAAATAACTCAGTCGAGCTCGCCGGGATAGAAGGAATCGAACCGGCCGGGCCGGTCGGGGTGCTTGACGCTTTAGCCGCGGCGGCGATGGCGCACAGTCAGAATGTCCGGCCTGCGGACATCGAGGCCGGCTTGCAGAGCTTTCGTGTCCAGGGCCACCGCGGCCAGATGGTAGCCCACACGAAGAGACTGAGATGGATAGACAATTCCAAGGCGACGAACCCGCATGCGGCGGCAACGGCGTTGGCCGGAATTGACCGCGCGGTGTGGATCGCGGGCGGTCAGCTCAAGGGCGCTACGGTTGACGATCTGATCCACGAGGTAGCCCCCCGTCTTGCCGGTGCTGTGCTCTTGGGCGTGGACCGGCAGGAGATCGCCGATGCGTTTCGCCGGCAGGCGCCTGACGTGCCCGTGCGGGTCATCGATTCGCAGGATCCGTGGGATGCGATGGAGCAGGCGTGCCGCGCCGCGGCTGAGCTTGCGCCCGATGGCGCGACGGTGGCGCTTGCGCCGGCGGCGGCCTCCCTGGATATGTACCGCGGCATGGCGCACCGCGGCGAAATCTTCTCCCAGTGCGCTCGGAAACTGTCCGAAGGGTCCGAAGGGGAGGCCTAG